The Perognathus longimembris pacificus isolate PPM17 chromosome 3, ASM2315922v1, whole genome shotgun sequence nucleotide sequence atcttttcttcctatctttgcctcccaagtaactggggtGACCGATGTAAACAACCATGCCCAGTCCCAGGCTCTTACTTCACAATTCCCAAAGAGCCAGCCTGAGCCAGCCCCagaaaggttcttttttttctctctccaccctCCTGCGCCTGCCTCTGCCCATCGATGGCTGCTGCCTGTTCCCTGGAGATGGACACTATAGCCCAAGGACATGTGCTATGTCTTTCTGGAAACTTCCAGGGTCCCCTGTACTACCCCGGACCTCAGCAGGTCACACCTGGCCTGAAGGGCAGCCAAAAAGCCTAGGGAGAGTATGCAACAGAAGTCTGTACACCTACAGTGGCTTTTgggtattttctttatttctttaatgagGCAGGACCTCAGGGTCAGGGCGACTGCATTGTCAGGCTTTGTCGTAACCCAATTAAGGACACTCATGAACTCACAAGAAAAAAACATTGCCTGGAGCTGGAGGGGATGGGTAGAAACTTTTCACCCtgatctgggtgtgtgtgtgtgtgtccttcctcCTACTGGGTCTGAGCCTGTGGTCTACAGCAAGGCACAAGAGGGTGATTCTGGGTGAAAGCTCTGTCTGAATAGAAGGTTAGCAATCTCAAGGAACAGGCTCCAAACAGTACCATGCTGGAGTCACCACTCACAGCTGGGCTGGTGGGCAATGTAGGAACTGGTGTGAAGACCTGAGGGCGGCAGCAAGGGCATCTCCAAGATGTCCTGTGCAGCAGGTGGCGGTAGCCACACCCTACCTGGTGCCTCACCTTATGAGGACTTGGCACCACTGCGCTGACCACCCCACATCTAATCCCCCAGGTTAATGGTGGGTGGTTCAGGAAGCCCTTGGGCAGTTTTGTGGCCAAATCCAGCCTTTGTCAGTAGGCACACATGGGAACCCCAACTCAGGATACACTGAGCATCTCTTGAGGGCCTCTGATGGACATAGCAGGTAAACCGAGGCAGTGGAGAGGTCAAGAACCTGGAGTTCAGGGTGCGGAGGGATTGATGAAGGACCTGACCCCTCAATATTTCACCCAGGTCCTGGGCCAGGGTTAGGAAAGCAAACAGACCCTTGGTACAGAGCAGGACCTTCAGGACAACCCCCTCACTGGTGGTGGTAATAATTAATAGTCCTCCCTGAGGGGGCAGAGGCGTGTGGGGTCCTCCAGGCATCAGGTCCCAGAAATGGAGATCAGGGATTTCCAAAGAATGCACCAAGGCCACACTTCGATcgtcccttcttcttcttcttaggcttccttccctccatccttggTCATCACGGTCATGGTGTATGGGGATCCCAGGCCAGGTACAGggagtggcggggtggggggggacataAATTAGACTCTGATTCTGTAGCAATAAATAGATAAAGGCTGGCCTCACGCGCCAGACCCGGCCGCCAGCGGCTCACAAGTTCTTCTTCTGGTCTCAGTAAACGGTGGACGGCGGCTCCCCGGTGGACAGCGACTCCCCGGTGGACAGCGGCTCCCCGGTGGACAGCGGCTCCCCGGTGGACAGCGGCTCCCCGGTGGACTCTGCGGGATgagggggggtgggaagaggagagggagcacAAGGTGAGGACCGCGCCTGCGCAACCAAGGGTGGAGCCTGTGGCTTGGAGACCCGCGGGCCCGCCGTCTCACCTACGCATCTGCCCCGGTGGCGAATGCCTATAGAACGGCCCAGGAGGCAGGTGGCTCGGCGCAGGTGGCACGGGGAGAGGTAGGTGACGTTGTTTTTACCGCAAACTTCTTGGCTGggaatggtgcggagggggcagcGCCAGTGTCCACAGGTCACGCAGTACGCTTGGCCGGTGATGTCCACCAGGCAGGATTGCGGCGGCTCGCACACCACGTTCTGGCAGGACACTGCGTGGGGGGCAAGGCCGGAGCCGGTGAGCGCCACCGGGGCGGCACCGGTGGTAGCTCCACACCTACCATTCAGCCCCAGTGCGCTCCCGCCCAGACAAGCTGCGTGGCGGGCTCCACCCACACCGCAAAGCCACGCCCCAGCCGCAGGCCACGCCCCTCCGGGGGGGACAGCcgcctggccacgccccccgcgTAGCGCCGGTGGGCCACGCCCTCCAGCAGGCCACGCCCAAAACCAAGCCCCGCCCCTCACGCTGCCCACAAACCCGGTCCTTTATATTGCCAAGTCCTGCCGCTCTTGGCTCCACCCACAGGCCCCTTAATACCTCCAGCTCCAAGCTCCGCCCCCTCTGGCAACACCCCAGAGCTACACTAGACCTGTCCTAGGCACGCTAAATGGCAGGTTCTGTCCGCCCAATAAAGGACGAGCAGGTCCACGTAGTGCCCTCTCCCTTCCACAGCCCAGGCCGCTGCGTAGTCACAACACGCGCCCGTCCGCGTGTACACTCGTTCCCGCAGGCCCCCACCCCCGCTCTTGGCCCCGCCCCCCCGTGGCCCCGCCCCAGCACCGAGGTACAAACACCCTggccccccctccctccgctGGCCCCGCCCCTGTACTGAGGTGCAGAcgctctggccccgcccctcgccacGCCCCCGAGGCCCCACCCCGTACTTTGGCAGCTGCCGCGGTACATGAGCTGCACTTCCATGTGCCCGCGGCACTGCTGTGTGTACAGCAGCTCGCACTCGTCCCGGTAGGTCCTGCCGTCCGACGCGCACACCGACACGTTGGGCAGGAGCCCGGTGCAGTTGGGGGCGCACACGCAGG carries:
- the Fstl3 gene encoding follistatin-related protein 3, with amino-acid sequence MRPGTSRSLRMLSWGILLWAVGSASSMSSGDSMPDGICWAMERDKPGCSQVIQVDVSRAECCASGSMNYAWSTSNYTLTQLSVVKHLGLLKCQPCKDSCDGVRCGPYEECRMLKGFPTCVCAPNCTGLLPNVSVCASDGRTYRDECELLYTQQCRGHMEVQLMYRGSCQMSCQNVVCEPPQSCLVDITGQAYCVTCGHWRCPLRTIPSQEVCGKNNVTYLSPCHLRRATCLLGRSIGIRHRGRCVESTGEPLSTGEPLSTGEPLSTGESLSTGEPPSTVY